The Chelmon rostratus isolate fCheRos1 chromosome 9, fCheRos1.pri, whole genome shotgun sequence sequence TGTAAGAACATAGTCACAGttaaaaattagattttttttaatgcatctgCCTATTCATGTGACAGGGTTAGCAGtattgatagatagatagatactttattcatcttcGAGGAGAAAATTGCAAATTTATATTTGCTCTACTGGCATTATCTTACTTTCCAAATGACCAACGTTAAAGTAACTTTTTTCTCTATAATTTTAAGGTAATACTTAGCATAcaatgttttaaaagaaaaaaaaatgttattattatcagtaCTACTGAAACCAAATAGTTGAATAGGGTTTTGATATTGTCCGTTAAAGTTACATTTACAATAAGTGCAGTTACCTATAGTTGCGCCTGTGCCTGTCATTTAAACCATAACAGATGCTGCGGCCAAGCAGGCATTTACGCCTATAATATGACTGGGCACCAGCCCAACTCAATGCCTGGGCACTAGTAATGATGACTAGATTGATGATAATTGAGATTTCAATGAATATATAATACTTAAATGTATTATCTGTACCAGCTCTAAGTAAAATATTGATATATGgtatagaaataaaaaaaaacgtaCGGGGGGCAACTTTGAAGAATGAGGTTGAGAACCGCCTCCACACATTTGGGATTCCCTTGGAGAAGTAGTTGGGGAAAGCCCTCTGCTCAAAGGGGGACAGACTGTAGGTGATTATATGCCTGACCTTGGCCAAGTCTCCGAAGTGGCGACCCATGTTCACCAGAGAGCTGATCTGAAATGACAGTAAGCAATTTACAAAAGTAATTTAGCAAGCAGCCATTAGTATTGAGGGGCAAAACTCTTTTCAGTGCATCTTAGCAAAAAGCAATCAAACCACATTGTGATTTCAATGTGACTTGTTAATGAACACCCCTTCATCTTCGAGCTGCACTGACTAACtgattagttgtcaactattaatcagcaactattttgataatcgattaattagagcatttaacaaaaaaaaaaaacacataaaaatcctctgtttccagcttcttaaatgtgactATGACAGTTTCACAGTGCACTATAACTCTTTGAGATgcggacaaaacaagacattttaggATCCCATCTTGGGCTTCGGTAAACACTGATGGATTGTTGCAGCCCAACTTCATCTCCACATGAACTATTAAGGCTACCAAACAATTTTAGAAAACGAATATAGAACTTAaggtttatatatatatatatatatatatatatatatatatatatatatatatatatatatatatatatagcgtAATAGGGTTATTGATAAAAGCGTCCATACATAAACTGTAAGGCAAAACCAGGTCATCTAGATACGTGAATACGTGATTGCGAAACTACAAAATAACAATTCTAAGCAAGACACAAGACTAGCTAGACTGGTTAGCCGTGATAGCCTAATGTTAGCATCGTCAGGTAGCTCCTGTAGGCTAGGTGCTAAGGTACAAACAGTCCTTGAAACTGTTGACTGGAACGTTAACGTGGTCGTTTACTCGAAAGAGGCCAAAACTAAGTCACTCGTGTTACAACCAAGCAAATATCTGACACAGGTCGGCGATAAAAGCGAATGGAAGAAAAAGTTTACCACTAAAACCATGACATTGAGGCTTACCGTGTTGCTGCTCAACGGCGTTTCCGAATAGCCATCCGGTG is a genomic window containing:
- the LOC121611811 gene encoding cytochrome b-c1 complex subunit 8, yielding MGRHFGDLAKVRHIITYSLSPFEQRAFPNYFSKGIPNVWRRFSTSFFKVAPPMTLMYLTYTWGNSVHEQGKRKNPADYENDE